A window from Triticum aestivum cultivar Chinese Spring chromosome 6D, IWGSC CS RefSeq v2.1, whole genome shotgun sequence encodes these proteins:
- the LOC123146089 gene encoding bidirectional sugar transporter SWEET13 gives MGGLSMEHPWAFAFGLLGNVISFSSLLAPIPTFYRIFKSKSTEGFQSVPYVVALFSAMLWIFYALVKTGEGLLISINAAGCVIETVYIVMYLVYADRKAKIFTAKIVVLLNIAGFGLIFLLTLFAFHGETRVVSLGWICVGFSVCVFVAPLSIIGRVIKTKSVEYMPFTLSLTLTLSAIVWFLYGLLIKDKYVALPNILGFTFGVIQMVLYVFYMNKTPVASQVKEGKEAWKAPAEDHVVVINVGKADKSSCAEVRPVTEMAGAVDVPRRCAAEAAAAPGVDFARSVNVV, from the exons ATGGGTGGCCTATCCATGGAGCACCCTTGGGCATTCGCCTTCGGCCTACTAG GCAACGTCATCTCTTTCTCGAGCCTCCTGGCCCCCAT ACCAACATTCTACCGGATCTTCAAGAGCAAATCCACGGAGGGGTTCCAGTCGGTGCCATACGTCGTGGCCCTGTTCAGCGCGATGTTGTGGATCTTCTACGCGCTGGTCAAGACCGGTGAGGGCCTCCTCATCAGCATCAATGCTGCCGGCTGCGTCATCGAGACCGTCTACATCGTCATGTACCTCGTCTATGCCGACAGGAAGGCCAAGATTTTCACAGCCAAGATCGTCGTCCTCCTCAACATCGCCGGCTTCGGGCTCATCTTCCTCCTCACCCTCTTCGCCTTCCATGGCGAGACACGCGTCGTCTCGCTCGGCTGGATCTGCGTCGGCTTCTCCGTCTGCGTCTTCGTTGCCCCACTCAGCATCATC GGACGAGTCATCAAGACCAAGAGTGTGGAGTACATGCCCTTCACGCTCTCCCTCACGCTCACCCTCAGCGCAATCGTCTGGTTCCTCTACGGCCTGCTCATCAAGGACAAATACGTCGCG CTCCCAAACATCCTTGGCTTCACCTTCGGGGTGATCCAGATGGTCCTCTACGTGTTCTACATGAACAAGACGCCGGTGGCAAGCCAGGTCAAGGAGGGGAAAGAGGCATGGAAGGCGCCCGCAGAGGACCACGTCGTCGTGATCAACGTCGGCAAGGCCGACAAGAGCTCGTGCGCCGAGGTGCGCCCGGTCACCGAGATGGCCGGCGCCGTCGACGTCCCCAGGAGATGCGctgctgaggcggcggcggcgcccggggtGGACTTTGCCCGTTCCGTCAACGTGGTCTAG